From Stigmatopora argus isolate UIUO_Sarg chromosome 14, RoL_Sarg_1.0, whole genome shotgun sequence, the proteins below share one genomic window:
- the kat8 gene encoding histone acetyltransferase KAT8 produces the protein MDADHLDPCPAANERGDADGGLAAACSSNGSGGEEDDAEPEPEALGRRGGPDGGSGSQRAPDRSVLLGGREQEVSVEIGGTYLCQRADKTWHAAEVIQSRLNEQEGREEFYVHYVGFNRRLDEWVGKGRLALTKTVKDAVRKSVEVGGVGDVGEQPERKITRNQKRKHDEINHVQKTYAEMDPTTAALEKEHEAITKVKYVDKIQIGNFEIDAWYFSPFPEDYGKQPKLWICEYCLKYMKYENTFRHHLSNCQWKQPPGKEIYRRSNISVYEADGRDHKIYCQNLCLLAKLFLDHKTLYFDVEPFIFYILTEVNKHGAHIVGYFSKEKESPDGNNVACILTLPPYQRRGYGKFLIAFSYELSKLESAVGSPEKPLSDLGKLSYRSYWSWVLLEILRDFRGTLSIKDLSQMTSITQSDIISTLQSLNMVKYWKGQHVICVTPKLVDEHLKSAQYKKPPITVDTICLKWAPPKNKQAKLSKK, from the exons ATGGACGCGGATCACCTGGACCCTTGTCCTGCGGCGAACGAGCGCGGGGACGCGGACGGCGGCCTAGCGGCGGCCTGCTCGTCCAACGGTAGCGGTGGCGAGGAGGACGACGCCGAGCCAGAGCCCGAGGCTCTGGGGCGGCGGGGGGGCCCCGACGGAGGCTCGGGAAGTCAGCGCGCCCCGGACAGGAGCGTCTTGCTCGGCGGCAGAGAGCAAGAAGTGTCGGTGGAAATTGGAGGAACCTATTTGTGCCAACGAGCCGACAAAACGTGGC ACGCAGCGGAAGTCATCCAGTCTCGCCTGAACGAGCAGGAAGGAAGAGAAGAGTTCTACGTGCACTACGTGGGAT TCAACCGGCGGCTGGACGAGTGGGTGGGCAAAGGTCGCCTGGCGCTCACCAAGACGGTGAAAGACGCGGTGAGGAAGAGCGTGGAGGTGGGCGGCGTCGGCGACGTGGGCGAGCAGCCCGAGCGCAAGATCACGCGCAATCAGAAACGCAAACACGACGAGATCAACCACGTGCAAAAG acttACGCCGAGATGGACCCGACCACGGCGGCGCTGGAGAAGGAGCACGAAGCG ATCACCAAGGTCAAGTACGTGGACAAGATCCAGATCGGCAACTTCGAGATCGACGCCTGGTACTTTTCGCCCTTCCCCGAagactacggcaagcagcccaaACTTTGGATCTGCGAGTACTGCCTCAAGTACATGAAGTACGAGAACACCTTCAGGCACCACCTG tCCAACTGCCAGTGGAAGCAGCCCCCGGGCAAGGAGATCTACCGGCGGAGCAACATCTCCGTGTACGAGGCGGACGGCCGCGATCACAAG ATCTACTGTCAGAATTTGTGTCTGCTGGCCAAACTGTTCCTGGACCACAAAACGCTGTACTTTGACGTGGAGCCCTTCATCTTTTACATCCTCACCGAGGTCAACAAGCACGGGGCGCACATCGTGGGCTACTTCTCCAAA GAGAAAGAATCGCCGGACGGGAACAACGTGGCTTGCATCCTGACACTGCCGCCGTACCAACGGCGCGGTTACGGGAAGTTCCTCATCGCCTTCA GTTACGAGCTGTCCAAACTGGAGAGCGCGGTGGGCTCCCCCGAGAAGCCGCTCTCCGACCTGGGCAAGCTGAGCTACCGCAGTTACTGGTCCTGGGTTCTTCTGGAGATCCTCCGGGATTTCAGGGGCACGCTCTCCATCAAAGACCTAAG CCAAATGACCAGCATCACGCAGAGCGACATCATCAGCACGCTGCAGTCCCTCAACATGGTCAAGTACTGGAAAGGCCAACACGTCATCTGCGTCACCCCCAAACTGGTGGACGAGCACCTCAAGAGCGCGCAGTACAAGAAGCCGCCCATTACCG TGGACACCATCTGCCTCAAGTGGGCGCCCCCCAAAAACAAGCAGGCCAAGTTGTCCAAGAAGTGA
- the cox6a2 gene encoding cytochrome c oxidase subunit 6A2, mitochondrial codes for MSLSVARRALAAAAASHSSHEGGANTWKILSFVLALPGVAVCMANVYMKMQAHSHEQPQFVPFEHLRIRTKKFPWGDGNHSLFHNAHTNPLPDGYESSHH; via the exons ATGTCGTTGTCGGTCGCCAGGCgggcgctcgccgccgccgccgcgtcccATTCAAGCCACGAGGGAGGAG CAAATACCTGGAAGATCCTGAGCTTCGTGCTGGCCCTGCCCGGCGTGGCCGTGTGCATGGCCAACGTCTACATGAAGATGCAGGCCCACTCCCACGAGCAGCCCCAATTCGTGCCCTTTGAGCACCTTCGCATCCGCACCAAG AAATTCCCGTGGGGAGACGGCAACCACTCGCTGTTCCACAACGCTCACACCAACCCTCTGCCCGATGGTTATGAGAGCTCCCACCACTAA
- the LOC144087947 gene encoding xylosyltransferase 1-like, with amino-acid sequence MKAPVCRPRRLATRSRSAAVAVALLVLLVQTLLVWNFSSLDGSSGRRGGGNGNINGNGNGNGNGYGNGDGGGRHKRAVGPDKADGRTPGNGAHGRSEAAPPETLGNAATRHKLRRTDVYRSHRPKEKPPPPDGNNENSVPRDSFGADGGGPGDPAARRLPEPEGRPAAAPAPCEMLGKEVISALSRAKSRQCRQRMADVYCKHREEKLMPRRLPRYCPLPGKASASVEWDEERDPQRDPQRDRAPASPVSPVRLAFVLVVHGRAARQFRRLFKAIYHTAHFYYIHVDERSDFLHREVAPMARRYPNVRVTPWRMATIWGGASLLAMYLRAMEDLLAMSDWSWDFFVNLSGADYPIRTNDELVAFLSKHRHLNFIKSHGRDNARFIRKQGLDRLFVECDTHMWRLGDRQIPEGIQVDGGSDWFLLNRAFVDYVARSQDELVTGLKRFYAFTLLPAESFFHTVLENSALCGSMVDNNLRLTNWNRKLGCKCQYKHIVDWCGCSPNDFKPADVPRFEQASRPAFFARKFEAAVSQEVVNLLDARLFGAPAPGLPGLHAYWENVYERETDDKPTDGALGHYHAFARMGLERAAASSSAPGSPALETCRYQGAAQPLSVYMYFLSDRFQGYLVRHAATEPGSGRSEILETWVTPRDHFALAEPPHPDNRLLHIQVGREWDPKERLFITRGGLLGPEDAPSAVLRWRRGSGNLTATVVWIDPTNVIATTYDVRVDAGAEVTHYRPPLAGPLRPGVWTLKVLDRWSPLGQTSFPVAPLQFRRGRPLSPEEASTLHGGPPGKSYMEQSFHGLNPILRLPLSLGAVEEAEANAGLTGAPLRRWLDRLLAGFWAAHDVCSVGGEAACPALRACRRSAWSSFGPDPKSQLGPPRRDGRIR; translated from the exons ATGAAGGCTCCCGTATGTCGTCCCCGCAGGTTGGCCACGCGCTCCCGGTCGGCGGCGGTGGCCGTCGCGCTGCTCGTCCTGCTCGTCCAGACGCTGCTGGTGTGGAACTTTAGCAGTCTGGACGGTTCGTCCGGCAGGCGCGGCGGCGGCAATGGCAATATCAATGGCAATGGCAATGGCAATGGCAATGGTTATGGCAATGGCGACGGAGGCGGACGCCACAAACGAGCCGTCGGTCCGGACAAAGCCGACGGACGGACGCCCGGCAACGGGGCTCACGGGAGAAGCGAGGCGGCGCCGCCCGAAACGCTGGGAAACGCGGCCACCAGACACAAACTACGACGAACC GACGTCTACCGCTCCCACCGACCCAAAGAGAAGCCGCCGCCCCCCGACGGCAACAACGAGAACTCAGTGCCCAGAGACTCGTTCGGCGCGGACGGCGGGGGACCCGGAGACCCGGCGGCCCGGCGACTCCCCGAGCCGGAAGGCcggccggcggcggcgccggcgccgTGCGAGATGCTGGGCAAGGAGGTGATCTCGGCGCTGTCGCGAGCCAAAAGTCGCCAGTGTCGTCAACGCATGGCCGACGTCTACTGCAAACACCGGGAGGAGAAGCTCATGCCTCGCCGGCTGCCTCGATACTGCCCCCTGCCAG GGAAAGCCAGCGCGAGCGTGGAGTGGGACGAGGAGCGGGATCCACAGCGGGATCCACAGCGGGATCGAGCCCCGGCCTCGCCGGTGTCGCCGGTGAGGCTGGCCTTCGTGCTGGTGGTGCACGGGCGGGCCGCGCGGCAGTTCCGCCGCCTCTTCAAGGCCATCTACCACACGGCGCACTTCTACTACATCCACGTGGACGAG AGGTCCGACTTCCTTCACCGGGAGGTGGCGCCGATGGCCCGCCGCTACCCCAACGTGCGCGTGACGCCGTGGAGGATGGCCACCATCTGGGGCGGGGCCAGCCTGCTGGCCATGTACCTGCGCGCCATGGAGGACCTGCTGGCCATGAGCGATTGGTCCTGGGACTTCTTTGTCAACCTCAGCGGCGCCGACTACCCCATCAG GACCAACGACGAGCTGGTGGCGTTCTTGTCCAAACACCGCCACCTCAACTTCATCAAGTCCCACGGGCGCGACAATGCACG CTTCATCCGCAAGCAGGGTCTGGACCGCCTCTTCGTGGAGTGCGACACGCACATGTGGCGGCTGGGCGACCGGCAGATCCCGGAGGGCATCCAGGTGGACGGCGGCTCCGATTGGTTCCTGCTCAACCGGGCCTTCGTGGACTACGTGGCGCGATCCCAGGACGAGCTGGTGACCGGATTGAAGCGATTCTACGCCTTCACGCTGCTTCCCGCCGAG TCCTTTTTCCACACGGTGCTGGAGAACAGCGCCCTCTGCGGCAGCATGGTGGACAACAACCTGAGGCTGACCAACTGGAACCGCAAACTGGGCTGCAAATGCCAGTACAAGCACATCGTGGACTGGTGCGGCTGCTCGCCCAACGACTTCAAGCCCGCCGACGTGCCACGCTTCGAG CAAGCGTCGCGGCCGGCCTTCTTCGCCAGGAAGTTCGAGGCGGCCGTGAGCCAGGAAGTGGTCAACCTGCTGGACGCGCGGCTGTTCGGGGCGCCGGCGCCGGGCCTACCGGGCCTTCACGCCTACTGGGAGAACGTCTACGAGCGCGAGACGGACGACAAGCCGACGGACGGCGCGCTGGGCCACTACCACGCCTTCGCCCGCATGGGCCTGGAGCGGGCCGCCGCTTCGTCCTCGGCGCCGGGAAGCCCCGCCCTCGAGACCTGCAG GTACCAGGGGGCGGCTCAGCCTCTGTCCGTGTACATGTACTTCCTGTCGGACCGCTTCCAGGGTTACCTGGTGCGCCACGCGGCGACCGAGCCGGGATCGGGCCGCTCGGAGATACTGGAGACTTGGGTGACGCCCCGGGACCACTTTGCCCTGGCCGAACCCCCCCACCCGGACAACAGACTACTGCACATTCAG GTGGGCCGCGAGTGGGACCCCAAGGAGCGCCTGTTCATCACGCGCGGGGGCCTCCTGGGCCCCGAGGACGCCCCGTCGGCGGTGCTGCGCTGGAGGCGGGGCAGCGGCAACCTGACGGCCACGGTGGTGTGGATCGACCCCACCAACGTGATCGCCACCACCTACGACGTGCGCGTGGACGCCGGCGCCGAGGTGACGCACTACCGCCCCCCGCTGGCCGGGCCCCTGCGCCCCGGCGTCTGGACGCTGAAGGTGCTGGACCGCTGGAGCCCGCTGGGACAGACGTCCTTCCCGGTGGCCCCGCTGCAGTTCCGACGAGGGCGCCCCCTGTCGCCAG AGGAGGCTTCGACGCTCCACGGTGGGCCGCCGGGAAAGTCATACATGGAGCAGAGCTTCCACGGCCTGAACCCCATCTTGCGCCTGCCGCTGAGCCTGGGCGCGGTGGAGGAGGCGGAGGCCAACGCCGGCCTGACGGGGGCGCCGCTGCGGCGGTGGCTGGACCGCCTCCTGGCCGGCTTCTGGGCGGCGCACGACGTCTGCTCGGTGGGCGGCGAGGCGGCTTGCCCCGCCCTGCGTGCCTGCCGGAGGAGCGCCTGGAGCTCGTTCGGCCCGGACCCCAAATCCCAATTGGGACCGCCCCGACGTGACGGACGCATCAGGTAG